A single region of the Cinclus cinclus chromosome 10, bCinCin1.1, whole genome shotgun sequence genome encodes:
- the TM4SF4 gene encoding transmembrane 4 L6 family member 4, with translation MCTGGCAKCLGITLIPLAVLCTLANILLFFPGGKVADENAHITDEVWYFGGILGSGVLMIFPALVFLGLQNNDCCGCCGNRSCGKRFAMFSSIIFAAIGVLGAGYCFILSAVALHKGPKCESKGNWTYPFQDGKYLADHKLWDLCESPVNIVQWHLTLFSLLLVMSGIQAVLCAIQVVNGLFGTICGDCKCCCGGDGTV, from the exons ATGTGCACAGGAGGCTGCGCCAAGTGCCTGGGAATTACTCTCATCCCTCTAGCTGTGCTCTGCACCCTTGCTAACATTTTGTTGTTCTTCCCTGGAGGAAAAGTGGCTGATGAAAATGCACACATTACAGATGAAGTCTGGTACTTTGGAGGGATCTTGGGATCAGGTGTATTG ATGATCTTCCCTGCCTTGGTATTTTTGGGCCTTCAGAATAATGATTGCTGTGGATGCTGTGGTAATCGGAGCTGTGGAAAGAGGTTTGCA ATGTTTTCTTCTATAATATTTGCTGCCATTGGAGTTCTGGGAGCTGGATACTGCTTTATTTTGTCAGCAGTAGCCCTACACAAAGGCCCTAAATGTGAAAGTAAAGGAAACTGGACCTACCCCTTCCAGGATGG GAAGTACCTTGCTGACCACAAACTGTGGGACTTGTGTGAATCACCTGTAAACATTGTCCAATGGCACCTGACcctcttctccctgctgctggtgaTGAGTGGGATCCAGGCAGTGCTCTGTGCCATTCAAGTGGTGAACGGCCTCTTTGGAACCATCTGTGGGGATTGCAAATGCTGCTGTGGG GGAGATGGAACTGTCTAA